One Roseburia rectibacter DNA window includes the following coding sequences:
- a CDS encoding endo-1,4-beta-xylanase — MKRNWKAGVCVALCSAMVFTGIGPVLTPYLENAVVYADENENSGVKKVFTADQLKVAWGDADYELADGQWKLSFAKQYNQVKWTLPESIEMSQVNAVTFQVADQKVPISLKVYNGGDDATAANTQYGLNGQTEYTINPSGDGAIDAVGIMITEDKPENATVSLVSVTFELKVGAGDAKLGNNIIKNGDFATSDAVESWNSAAGESVVSVAAEEEEIADSGLKTYGVLTRNQETATPGDCFSQDITDAVEKGETYKFSFWAKLSDDYKDAPEEQRNVEFAPFYVSGGEATYLGSYSAGILSGDCTKTLKAGEWTKYEGTFKIPKAADQVVIRIIEQGTNYGQGDCVKGTYYVTGVSMNKIEREKPSIEKDIPDWKESVKAALGNDVVAGTAVTGDEINDDTLMELVEKHFNAVTLGNELKPDALFNYQLEDKVNTKTIQFKGQDLEVPVVNEAGDSLDFSRADKLINKICEWNNENPDNKIRIRGHVLVWHSQTQEWFFHENYDKTKPYVDKETMNRRLEWFISSVFDHYFGEVANGKYDGLFYGWDVVNEAVIGNSYRTDTVSAAESLDEIRHGNNSSWWHVYKSNEFIINAFRYANQYAPKNVELYYNDFGETDNTKCEGIVKLINDVKAADGTRLDAFGMQAHYSVDSFSATQFKTVAEKYAKAAGKVQLTELDFKSSASYTSGMATKESEYTKIAYCHKQLFDAIKGLKADGSNVSGLTVWGVIEPNSWLHEQSGVGGGADGSAQCPLLFDGNYKAKPAYWAYVDASRLQPSIQDVVAAEKKGDAVTGKTYSIMQNDITASFISMWDKDGLTVQVTVEDAVKDDNDAVAVYVDSANSGKDDITPVTVTVKRSEAAEVENGYQATIKVPLSGLSVAKVIGMDVVVTNGDKTAAFNDLTGKQGTSSKYYAKVTMKPGVEKAAYGTVTVDGDKDAVWDNAGTIPITINLGSNISANAKLLWDKDNLYVYAEIKDPVLNNTNGDAWEQDSLEVFIDENNGKSNSYEDDDKQYRISYANDHSFNGKKCLEENMKSVAKITSDGYVVEASFKWTDITPKAGDEIGLEFQINDADASGKRIGTLSWNDETGMGWSKPEVFGTVKLGEIKNAPEKDTEKKPETEKKEVKVKKITLNKTKAGMKKGATLTLKAVVSPSDADIKDVKWTSSNKKAATVDKHGKVKALKNGVTTITATAKDGSRVSASCKITVGYKITYKLGKGKNSSKNPEYYYNEKVNLKSASKKGYVFKGWYTDSKYTKRIKTISKSSKKNLTLYAKWQKVTVKKSAIKKMKAVSGRKAKVTVQKVEGAAGYQIVYSTDKQFKKNVKKVTISGTSKTLGKLAKGKTYYVKVRAYKKDSTGAKVYGSFSSAKKIKISK, encoded by the coding sequence TTGAAACGAAATTGGAAAGCAGGGGTATGCGTAGCTTTATGCAGTGCTATGGTTTTTACCGGGATAGGACCTGTGCTGACACCATATCTTGAAAATGCAGTTGTCTATGCAGATGAAAACGAAAATTCAGGGGTAAAAAAAGTTTTTACTGCAGATCAGCTGAAAGTGGCATGGGGAGACGCGGATTATGAACTCGCAGATGGACAGTGGAAATTGTCCTTTGCAAAACAGTATAATCAGGTGAAATGGACGTTGCCGGAGAGTATCGAAATGTCACAGGTGAATGCTGTTACATTTCAGGTGGCGGATCAGAAAGTACCGATCAGTCTGAAAGTATACAACGGTGGAGATGATGCAACAGCAGCTAATACACAGTACGGATTAAACGGACAGACGGAGTACACGATAAATCCATCGGGGGATGGCGCTATTGATGCAGTCGGAATCATGATCACGGAAGATAAACCGGAAAATGCAACGGTAAGTCTTGTCAGTGTGACATTTGAACTGAAAGTGGGAGCAGGCGATGCAAAACTGGGGAATAATATTATAAAAAACGGTGATTTTGCAACGTCTGATGCGGTGGAGTCATGGAACAGTGCAGCCGGAGAATCGGTTGTTTCAGTTGCAGCAGAGGAAGAAGAGATCGCAGATTCCGGTCTAAAAACATACGGTGTACTTACACGTAATCAGGAAACTGCCACCCCTGGGGATTGTTTTTCGCAGGATATCACGGATGCGGTTGAAAAAGGGGAAACATACAAATTCTCATTCTGGGCAAAATTGTCCGATGATTACAAAGATGCTCCGGAAGAGCAGAGAAATGTGGAGTTTGCACCATTCTATGTTTCCGGTGGTGAGGCAACATATCTTGGAAGTTATTCAGCAGGTATTTTGTCAGGAGACTGTACAAAGACATTAAAAGCTGGAGAATGGACAAAATATGAGGGAACTTTCAAAATACCGAAAGCTGCAGATCAGGTGGTCATCCGTATTATAGAACAGGGAACCAACTATGGACAGGGCGATTGCGTAAAAGGGACTTACTATGTGACCGGTGTGTCCATGAATAAGATTGAAAGAGAAAAGCCATCTATTGAGAAGGACATCCCGGACTGGAAAGAAAGTGTGAAAGCTGCTTTAGGCAATGATGTAGTTGCCGGCACAGCAGTGACCGGTGATGAGATCAATGATGATACGCTGATGGAACTGGTGGAAAAACACTTTAATGCGGTTACACTTGGAAACGAATTAAAACCGGATGCATTGTTCAACTATCAGTTAGAGGATAAAGTCAACACAAAGACGATCCAATTTAAAGGACAGGATCTTGAAGTCCCGGTCGTAAATGAAGCCGGTGACAGCTTGGACTTTTCACGTGCAGATAAATTAATAAATAAAATCTGTGAGTGGAATAATGAAAATCCGGATAACAAAATCCGTATCCGTGGTCATGTCCTTGTATGGCATTCCCAGACACAGGAATGGTTTTTCCATGAAAATTATGATAAAACCAAACCTTATGTGGACAAAGAGACCATGAACCGCCGTCTTGAATGGTTTATTTCAAGTGTCTTTGACCATTACTTCGGGGAAGTTGCAAATGGAAAATATGACGGATTATTTTATGGCTGGGATGTTGTAAATGAGGCTGTCATTGGAAACTCTTACCGTACAGATACCGTGAGTGCAGCGGAAAGTCTCGATGAGATCCGTCATGGAAATAATTCAAGCTGGTGGCATGTATATAAGAGCAACGAATTTATCATCAATGCCTTCAGATATGCAAACCAGTATGCACCGAAAAATGTAGAGCTTTATTACAACGATTTTGGTGAGACGGATAATACAAAATGTGAGGGTATTGTAAAACTCATCAATGATGTAAAGGCTGCCGATGGAACCAGACTGGATGCATTTGGCATGCAGGCACATTACAGTGTGGATAGTTTTTCTGCCACGCAGTTTAAAACAGTGGCTGAAAAATATGCAAAAGCTGCAGGAAAAGTACAGCTTACAGAGCTTGATTTTAAATCAAGTGCATCTTATACATCAGGTATGGCAACAAAAGAGAGCGAGTATACTAAAATTGCATATTGTCATAAACAGTTATTCGATGCGATCAAAGGCTTAAAAGCAGATGGTTCGAACGTTTCCGGATTGACCGTATGGGGGGTCATCGAGCCAAATTCATGGTTACATGAACAGTCTGGTGTTGGTGGTGGTGCAGACGGCTCTGCGCAGTGCCCATTGCTTTTTGATGGAAATTATAAAGCAAAACCTGCGTACTGGGCGTATGTAGATGCATCCAGACTCCAGCCGTCAATTCAGGATGTAGTTGCTGCAGAGAAAAAAGGTGATGCAGTGACAGGAAAGACATACAGTATCATGCAGAATGATATCACGGCTTCCTTTATTTCGATGTGGGATAAAGATGGTCTTACCGTGCAGGTTACGGTAGAAGATGCCGTAAAAGATGATAATGATGCAGTTGCTGTTTATGTGGATTCTGCAAATTCCGGAAAAGATGACATCACACCAGTGACCGTAACGGTAAAAAGAAGCGAGGCAGCAGAAGTAGAAAATGGTTATCAGGCAACCATAAAGGTACCGTTATCAGGACTTTCCGTTGCAAAAGTGATCGGAATGGATGTTGTGGTCACAAATGGGGATAAAACAGCTGCATTTAATGATTTGACAGGAAAACAGGGAACAAGCAGTAAATATTACGCGAAAGTAACGATGAAACCAGGGGTGGAGAAAGCTGCCTATGGTACAGTTACCGTAGACGGAGATAAAGATGCGGTATGGGATAATGCCGGAACCATTCCGATTACAATCAATCTCGGCTCCAATATTTCTGCAAATGCGAAGTTACTCTGGGATAAAGACAATCTTTATGTATATGCCGAGATCAAAGATCCTGTCCTCAATAATACCAACGGTGATGCATGGGAGCAGGATTCCTTAGAAGTATTTATCGACGAAAATAATGGAAAATCCAACTCTTATGAAGACGATGACAAGCAGTACAGGATCAGTTATGCAAATGATCACTCATTTAATGGCAAAAAGTGCCTTGAAGAGAATATGAAGTCTGTGGCAAAAATAACTTCTGACGGATATGTTGTTGAGGCGTCATTTAAATGGACGGATATCACACCAAAAGCCGGAGATGAGATCGGACTTGAATTTCAGATCAATGATGCTGATGCAAGTGGCAAAAGAATTGGTACATTGAGCTGGAACGATGAAACAGGAATGGGATGGTCTAAACCGGAAGTATTTGGTACTGTAAAACTTGGAGAAATTAAAAATGCTCCGGAGAAAGATACAGAAAAGAAACCGGAAACAGAGAAGAAAGAAGTAAAAGTTAAAAAAATCACGTTAAATAAAACAAAAGCCGGAATGAAAAAAGGTGCAACGCTTACATTAAAGGCTGTTGTTTCACCATCTGATGCAGATATTAAAGACGTTAAGTGGACATCTTCCAACAAAAAAGCTGCGACTGTTGATAAGCATGGAAAAGTAAAAGCATTGAAAAATGGTGTGACCACGATCACGGCAACGGCAAAAGATGGAAGCAGAGTAAGCGCGTCCTGTAAGATCACAGTAGGTTATAAAATTACCTATAAGTTAGGAAAAGGTAAAAACAGCAGCAAAAACCCGGAATATTATTACAATGAAAAGGTAAATTTAAAATCTGCTTCCAAAAAGGGATATGTCTTTAAGGGCTGGTATACAGACAGCAAGTATACAAAGAGAATTAAAACAATCTCAAAGAGCAGCAAAAAGAATCTTACTTTATATGCGAAATGGCAGAAAGTGACCGTAAAGAAATCTGCAATTAAGAAAATGAAAGCTGTTTCGGGAAGAAAAGCAAAAGTTACAGTCCAGAAAGTGGAAGGTGCAGCCGGATATCAGATTGTTTATTCTACGGATAAGCAATTCAAAAAGAATGTAAAGAAAGTAACAATATCAGGCACATCAAAAACACTTGGAAAATTGGCAAAAGGCAAGACTTATTATGTCAAAGTGCGTGCCTATAAGAAAGATTCCACAGGCGCAAAAGTTTATGGAAGTTTCAGCAGTGCAAAGAAGATAAAGATCAGTAAGTAG
- a CDS encoding glycoside hydrolase family 32 protein: protein MHFTPQTGWMNDPNGLVYADGNYHLYFQHNPFDVQWENMSWGHAVSKDLLYWEQKDEVLFPDETGTMFSGSGIINDHKMLGLPEDALVFFYTAAGNNNKWSAGKQFTQRIAYSTDGGETLHKIDKGVLEAVCKENRDPKVFWHEKSQAYIMTLWLEESDFGIFRSTDLLNWEQTDRLTLKDAWECPDLLCLKDENEDESWMFWSADGFYFWGEFDGFKFQTDGVRHMAYINKMAYAAQTYSNTKDRVISVPWLRLPNHGRNYTGAMGLPREFSVTYKNGEKVLKQQPVREYEDRKKLVYDSADKNMQQEDMFQWEFTPDTATEIQITRAESEDILHVQVNRDFEFVYNAGTGELKAGDETFKTEAGIRDFSLLFDDVIFEVTADCDTMIGIFELPRIVEEFCMKKGSAEKIQIFVS from the coding sequence ATCCATTTTACACCGCAGACCGGATGGATGAACGATCCGAATGGTCTTGTATATGCAGATGGCAATTATCATTTATATTTCCAGCATAACCCATTTGATGTGCAGTGGGAAAATATGAGCTGGGGACATGCCGTAAGCAAAGATCTGCTGTATTGGGAGCAGAAAGATGAGGTGCTTTTTCCGGATGAGACAGGAACGATGTTTTCCGGAAGCGGCATTATAAATGATCATAAGATGCTCGGTCTGCCGGAAGATGCGCTGGTATTTTTCTATACGGCAGCCGGAAATAATAATAAATGGAGCGCAGGGAAACAGTTTACCCAGCGCATTGCATATAGCACCGACGGAGGAGAGACACTCCATAAAATTGACAAAGGTGTGCTTGAGGCGGTTTGTAAAGAAAACCGTGATCCGAAGGTGTTCTGGCATGAAAAGAGCCAGGCGTATATCATGACGCTGTGGTTAGAGGAAAGTGATTTTGGCATTTTCCGTTCTACGGATCTGTTAAACTGGGAGCAGACAGACAGGCTGACTTTAAAAGATGCCTGGGAGTGCCCGGATCTGCTGTGCTTAAAGGATGAAAACGAAGATGAAAGCTGGATGTTCTGGAGCGCAGACGGCTTTTACTTCTGGGGTGAGTTCGACGGTTTCAAGTTTCAGACGGATGGTGTGCGCCATATGGCTTATATTAATAAGATGGCTTACGCGGCGCAGACTTACAGCAATACAAAAGACAGAGTGATCTCTGTTCCGTGGCTCAGACTTCCAAATCATGGAAGAAATTATACCGGGGCGATGGGGTTGCCGAGAGAGTTTTCGGTTACTTATAAAAACGGTGAAAAAGTATTAAAACAGCAGCCGGTCAGGGAATATGAGGACAGGAAAAAGCTGGTGTATGACAGCGCAGATAAAAATATGCAGCAGGAAGATATGTTTCAGTGGGAGTTTACACCGGATACTGCAACAGAGATTCAGATCACGCGCGCAGAGTCAGAAGATATATTGCATGTGCAGGTGAACCGGGATTTTGAATTTGTATACAATGCCGGAACCGGGGAATTAAAAGCCGGTGATGAGACATTTAAGACAGAAGCCGGAATCCGTGATTTTTCACTGCTTTTTGATGACGTAATCTTTGAAGTGACTGCGGATTGTGATACAATGATAGGTATATTTGAACTGCCCCGGATTGTGGAAGAATTTTGCATGAAAAAGGGCAGTGCAGAGAAGATACAGATATTTGTTTCATAA
- a CDS encoding LacI family DNA-binding transcriptional regulator, which yields MATLKDVAKETGLTVSTVSRVLNNRGYISEETRKKVYEAMKKLNYRPNEVARSLSKQTTNTIGVIVPHIRHPYFAELISNLESQAYHYGHKILLFNSQEKNEKEWEYMEMCTSNRVAGVILCSGTVGVEKFTGLNVPLITIERYLENGTAEVECDNEQGGRLAAQHLINCGCKHLIHISGVHETAMPADERAVGFRAVCEKQNVSYQIADTTAFEYNHLEYHQILEKLLKENPDTDGIFASSDLIAAQLLQVCHKLNIDVPSQMKIVGFDDVNIASLTTPPITTIHQPIKEMAKMAVELLVRSGNGELVPNRTTLPVSLVVRETT from the coding sequence ATGGCAACCTTAAAGGATGTGGCGAAGGAAACGGGACTTACGGTGAGCACTGTTTCCCGTGTGCTGAATAATCGCGGATATATCAGCGAAGAGACAAGAAAAAAAGTATATGAGGCAATGAAAAAACTCAATTACCGTCCGAACGAGGTAGCCCGCTCGCTCTCAAAGCAGACGACGAATACGATCGGTGTGATCGTACCACATATCAGACATCCGTATTTTGCGGAACTGATCAGTAATTTAGAGAGTCAGGCTTATCATTATGGGCATAAAATTCTTCTATTTAATTCTCAGGAAAAAAACGAAAAGGAATGGGAATACATGGAGATGTGCACCAGCAACCGTGTAGCGGGAGTGATCCTTTGCAGTGGAACGGTCGGTGTGGAAAAGTTTACCGGATTAAATGTGCCATTGATCACGATAGAACGTTATCTTGAAAATGGAACGGCAGAGGTAGAGTGCGATAATGAGCAGGGTGGACGTCTTGCAGCGCAGCATCTGATTAACTGTGGCTGTAAGCATCTGATCCATATCAGCGGTGTCCACGAGACAGCCATGCCGGCAGATGAGCGTGCAGTTGGTTTCCGGGCAGTCTGTGAAAAACAGAATGTTTCTTATCAGATCGCAGATACCACGGCCTTTGAATATAATCATCTCGAATACCATCAGATTCTCGAAAAACTGCTAAAGGAAAACCCGGATACAGACGGAATTTTTGCCAGCAGTGATCTGATCGCAGCACAGCTTCTTCAGGTGTGCCATAAGTTGAACATTGATGTGCCGTCGCAGATGAAGATCGTGGGTTTCGATGATGTCAATATTGCATCATTAACAACGCCGCCGATCACGACGATCCATCAGCCGATCAAAGAGATGGCGAAAATGGCGGTGGAACTGCTCGTCCGTTCCGGTAACGGGGAACTTGTGCCGAACCGCACTACTCTGCCGGTATCACTTGTAGTAAGGGAGACGACTTGA
- a CDS encoding glycoside hydrolase family 13 protein produces the protein MEQKKWWKEAVVYQIYPRSFMDSNGDGVGDLRGIKSRLSYLKLLGIDVIWLSPVYQSPNDDNGYDISDYRDIMTEFGTLEDFDEMLAEAHKLGIKIVMDLVVNHSSDEHQWFVESRKSKDNPYRDYYIWREAKDGKEPNNWGSCFGGSAWEYDQTTDMYYLHMFSKKQPDLNWENPKLRQEVFDMMTWWGERGIDGFRMDVITMISKDQRFPDGIVHGNERFGDSSPYVNNGPRVHEYLKEMNEKVISKFDWMTVGEGAGAGVEDAKRYAGADQGELDMIFTFEHVNLGQTQYGKWSDGSFDLVELKKVFEKWEDGLEGVAWNSLYWDNHDQPRAVSRFGNDSEEYREISAKMLATCLHFMKGTPYIYQGEELGMTNRKCKDFSEFRDIEIKNAYRDFVGGGILDEETMLKFVNAIGRDNARFPMHWDDSDNAGFTTGTPWISVNENYKKINAAAQINDPESVFSYYKRLIELRHQMEIIVYGVYESKVIEHPDVFAYTRTLGEEKLFVVCNFREQEMDFALEDGFTGEEDVLISNYKDVVKTEHGIHLRPYEAKVFYRK, from the coding sequence ATGGAACAAAAAAAATGGTGGAAAGAAGCGGTAGTCTACCAGATCTATCCGCGCAGCTTTATGGACAGCAATGGTGATGGTGTCGGCGATCTTCGCGGCATTAAGAGCCGGCTGTCTTATTTAAAATTATTGGGAATAGATGTGATCTGGTTATCACCGGTCTATCAGTCCCCGAATGATGACAACGGCTATGATATCAGTGATTACAGGGATATCATGACAGAATTTGGCACGTTAGAAGATTTTGATGAGATGCTTGCAGAAGCGCATAAACTTGGCATTAAGATCGTCATGGATCTTGTAGTCAATCACAGCTCCGATGAGCATCAGTGGTTTGTGGAGAGCAGAAAAAGCAAAGACAATCCGTACCGTGACTATTATATCTGGCGTGAAGCAAAGGATGGAAAAGAGCCGAATAACTGGGGTTCCTGTTTTGGCGGTTCGGCATGGGAATACGATCAGACGACGGATATGTATTATCTTCATATGTTTTCCAAAAAACAGCCGGATCTTAACTGGGAGAATCCGAAACTCAGACAGGAAGTTTTTGACATGATGACCTGGTGGGGCGAACGCGGTATCGACGGATTCCGCATGGATGTCATTACGATGATTTCAAAAGATCAGCGTTTTCCGGACGGCATCGTGCATGGCAATGAAAGATTTGGAGATTCTTCCCCGTATGTCAATAATGGACCGCGCGTGCACGAATATTTAAAAGAGATGAATGAAAAAGTAATCTCCAAGTTTGACTGGATGACGGTCGGCGAGGGTGCCGGTGCAGGCGTGGAGGATGCGAAACGCTATGCCGGGGCAGATCAGGGTGAGCTGGATATGATTTTTACATTTGAGCATGTCAACCTCGGACAGACACAGTATGGCAAATGGAGTGATGGCAGCTTTGATCTTGTTGAGTTAAAGAAAGTATTTGAAAAATGGGAAGATGGACTTGAAGGTGTGGCATGGAACAGCCTTTACTGGGATAACCACGATCAGCCGAGAGCCGTCTCAAGATTTGGAAATGACAGTGAAGAATACCGCGAGATTTCCGCAAAAATGCTTGCAACCTGCCTGCATTTTATGAAAGGAACACCTTATATTTATCAGGGTGAGGAACTCGGTATGACAAACCGCAAATGTAAAGATTTTTCGGAGTTCCGTGATATTGAGATTAAAAATGCATACCGCGATTTTGTCGGCGGCGGTATTTTAGATGAAGAAACGATGTTAAAATTTGTCAATGCTATCGGTCGTGACAATGCGAGATTCCCAATGCATTGGGATGACAGCGATAATGCAGGATTTACGACAGGTACACCGTGGATTTCGGTCAACGAAAATTATAAAAAGATCAATGCGGCAGCACAGATCAATGATCCGGAATCAGTATTTTCCTATTACAAAAGGCTGATCGAACTGCGTCATCAGATGGAGATCATTGTGTATGGTGTATACGAGAGTAAGGTGATCGAACATCCGGATGTGTTTGCATACACCAGGACACTTGGAGAAGAAAAGCTGTTTGTAGTCTGCAACTTCAGGGAGCAGGAGATGGACTTTGCCTTAGAGGACGGTTTTACCGGTGAAGAGGATGTTTTGATCAGCAATTATAAGGATGTTGTAAAAACAGAGCATGGGATTCATTTAAGACCATATGAGGCAAAGGTGTTTTACCGGAAATAA
- a CDS encoding glycoside hydrolase family 36 N-terminal domain-containing protein, with protein sequence MAIIIDQEQKLLTPHTITLHTKNTTYQMAVGAYGQLLHLYYGPRLDGDMRYLLTYYDRGGSGNPYEAECDKTYSMDALPQEYPCFGTGDFRSPAFVLKNADGSYCADLRFVSCEVCKGKYQIPGFPAVYDETGTESETLKVYLEDAVSGVQVTLLYGVFAELDIITRAVQITNHGDKTVHIEKSASAVLDFMNGEFDVIHFHGRHGMERIFERTSVEHGNQVFGSRRGASSHQQNPFVMLAGKQTGEDAGECYGCMLLYSGNFKAEAEKDQYEQTRLVMGLSDEMFSWRLEPGETFDTPEAVLSYSADGFSALSWNLHRLIRSHICRSAYRDTKRPVLINNWEATYFDFTGLRLSEQRQMVQTDSTSMKHRTQLNRITSQEHSLYMQACQSHAWTTSTVHGRCI encoded by the coding sequence ATGGCGATCATCATAGATCAGGAGCAGAAACTGCTCACACCGCATACAATTACTTTGCACACAAAAAATACGACGTATCAGATGGCTGTCGGCGCTTATGGACAACTGCTCCATCTGTATTACGGACCGCGGTTAGACGGTGATATGCGGTATCTTCTGACCTATTATGACAGGGGGGGTTCCGGCAATCCGTATGAGGCAGAGTGCGATAAGACATATTCCATGGATGCACTGCCGCAGGAATATCCGTGTTTTGGAACCGGGGATTTCCGCAGCCCGGCATTTGTGCTGAAAAATGCAGATGGAAGCTATTGTGCCGATCTGCGGTTCGTATCCTGTGAGGTATGTAAAGGAAAATACCAGATTCCGGGATTTCCGGCAGTTTATGATGAGACCGGGACAGAGAGTGAAACGTTAAAGGTATATTTAGAGGATGCCGTAAGCGGCGTGCAGGTAACACTGCTTTACGGTGTATTTGCAGAACTTGATATTATTACCAGGGCGGTTCAGATTACCAATCATGGCGATAAGACCGTCCATATTGAAAAATCTGCAAGTGCTGTGCTTGATTTTATGAATGGAGAATTTGATGTCATTCATTTTCATGGCAGACACGGGATGGAGCGGATTTTTGAACGCACGTCCGTGGAGCATGGCAATCAGGTATTTGGCAGCAGGCGTGGCGCTTCGAGCCACCAGCAGAATCCATTTGTGATGCTGGCTGGAAAACAGACAGGGGAGGATGCCGGCGAATGTTATGGCTGTATGCTTTTATACAGCGGCAATTTCAAAGCAGAGGCAGAAAAAGACCAGTATGAGCAGACAAGGCTTGTGATGGGCTTATCCGATGAAATGTTTTCCTGGAGATTAGAGCCGGGAGAGACATTTGATACACCGGAGGCAGTGTTAAGCTATTCTGCAGATGGTTTTTCTGCGCTTTCCTGGAATCTGCACCGTCTGATCCGAAGCCATATCTGCCGCAGTGCATACCGTGATACGAAAAGACCGGTACTTATCAATAACTGGGAGGCAACCTATTTCGATTTTACCGGGTTGAGGTTGTCGGAACAAAGACAGATGGTACAAACGGACAGCACATCAATGAAACACCGAACGCAGTTGAACCGGATTACTTCACAGGAGCACAGCTTGTACATGCAGGCGTGCCAATCCCACGCATGGACAACGAGTACCGTGCATGGCAGATGTATATAA
- a CDS encoding carbohydrate kinase family protein has translation MNKQYDVVALGELLIDFTENGTSGQGNPVYEANPGGAPCNVLSMLNRLGHQTAFLGKVGNDIFGRQLRSTVESAGINVEGLLTDEDVRTTLAFVETKPDGDRDFSFYRNPGADMMLREEEVRDDIIAAGKIFHFGTLSMTNEPVRSATKHAIAVAKENGALISFDPNIREPLWKDMEEAKEQTAYGLSVCDILKISDNEIQWFSGKEDYTEGIRMLQQTYQIPLILLSMGRDGSRVYYKNMIVEVPAFLQKNTIETTGAGDTFGACCLHYILQYGLMELTEQQLKDMLTFANAAASIITTRKGALRVMPSLEEIQNYFESIS, from the coding sequence ATGAATAAACAATATGATGTAGTCGCCCTCGGCGAATTATTAATTGATTTTACAGAAAACGGCACCAGTGGTCAGGGCAACCCGGTTTATGAAGCAAATCCGGGCGGAGCACCCTGCAACGTGCTTTCCATGTTGAACAGATTAGGGCATCAGACCGCATTTTTAGGAAAAGTCGGAAATGACATCTTCGGCAGACAGCTCCGTTCCACCGTGGAATCAGCCGGGATTAATGTGGAAGGACTTCTGACGGATGAAGATGTGCGCACCACCCTTGCATTTGTTGAGACAAAACCGGACGGTGACAGAGACTTTTCTTTTTACCGGAATCCGGGCGCAGATATGATGCTTCGGGAAGAGGAAGTCCGGGATGATATTATTGCAGCCGGAAAAATCTTTCATTTTGGTACATTGTCCATGACGAATGAGCCGGTCAGAAGTGCGACAAAACATGCGATTGCTGTTGCAAAAGAAAATGGTGCACTCATTTCCTTTGATCCGAATATCAGGGAACCGCTCTGGAAGGACATGGAGGAAGCAAAAGAGCAGACTGCTTATGGACTGTCCGTTTGTGATATTTTAAAAATATCAGACAATGAGATCCAGTGGTTTTCCGGAAAAGAGGATTATACAGAAGGTATCCGTATGCTGCAGCAGACATATCAGATCCCGCTGATTCTGTTATCTATGGGACGGGACGGAAGCAGAGTCTATTATAAAAATATGATTGTGGAAGTACCTGCATTTTTACAGAAAAACACGATCGAAACAACCGGTGCAGGAGACACTTTCGGTGCATGCTGCCTGCATTACATATTACAGTATGGATTAATGGAACTTACTGAACAACAGTTAAAAGATATGCTTACATTTGCAAACGCAGCGGCATCGATCATCACAACAAGAAAAGGTGCACTGCGCGTGATGCCGTCCCTAGAAGAGATTCAAAACTATTTCGAAAGTATTTCTTAA